A single window of Nasonia vitripennis strain AsymCx chromosome 4, Nvit_psr_1.1, whole genome shotgun sequence DNA harbors:
- the LOC100118705 gene encoding apoptosis-resistant E3 ubiquitin protein ligase 1 isoform X4, which yields MPDKTSGNRYGAREKDFFSEEISSIGMSVRPSGSASSGISSLASCGEVEALPELPPQDEERLQRAARLLQQRLVLRQWLADHGLHNHYQRLMQMEVVSLEDVYWVEDNAARAALGKDLPRWIQARQTLPTSKEDLDVLKADLWSSVVKNSQHQDAWTWGGMLVVSVSVAGLVTLAAMTQPALAPEAKHSLLQYVTGKYLLPSNCRVHFEWDEPQLVGETMTFNVKFYQRNGQPYPICDKDNLIVEVTEGTRRVATFIELGGTDPLAANTAVVKFTVRHAGQYRIAVLIGSCHVHGSPFLKNFLPGPPDPNKTVFVRHSSTVVCTAGIAHSMTIEPRDEYDNLCVFGINDKPVEGYTVNITQIGSSAGDSSQTPCSVQLEYDTPNQRIRLKVSFPKGGCYHATVSLSGLQLHNGDFDIIVLESAVARAVHNNVASKDPDICYAAKLLGMQGEKFSKPKKVFCFISPKQLTIKEYLLKFIPKRLVTFRLCPSTKFHFDSPNNQHEGYDSFTIDDGCQPPVELISHYRDIIAATFTLFLLKNIGGSETFADKQDFFYHEVRKHHQKHYHEKLSMKVQRDKLLESSMKATKGFSVSDWCRNFEITFQGEQGVDWGGVRREWFELICAALFDPGNGLFESFGESQQALVHPNSKRPPQLKLKHFEFAGRIVGKCLYESALGGSYRQLVRARFTRSFLAQIIGLRVHYKYFEQDDPDLYLSKVKYILENDVEEMELFFVEEEYDKDGQLTKLAELIPGGSKVRVTNDMKLRYLDALAQHRLASSIRSEVDHFLRGLNELIPDNLLGIFDENELELLLCGTGEYSVTDLRAHHIANGSSPEFLRVLDWFWTAVSNFTQEEMARLLQFTTGCSQLPPGGFQQLSPRFQITAAPTFENLPTAHTCFNQLCLPDYECYDHFEKALLLAISEGTEGFGMI from the exons ATGCCTGACAAAACTTCCGGAAACCGATATGGAGCACGAGAGAAAGATTTCTTTTCCGAGGAAATTTCATCCATCGGCATGTCGGTCCGGCCAAGCGGCAGCGCCTCGTCTG GTATTTCGAGCCTGGCGAGTTGCGGCGAGGTCGAGGCGCTGCCGGAGCTGCCGCCCCAGGACGAGGAGCGGCTCCAACGCGCTGCGAGGCTACTCCAACAGCGGCTCGTTCTGCGCCAATGGCTCGCCGACCACGGGCTCCACAATCACTACCAGAG ATTGATGCAGATGGAGGTTGTGTCGCTGGAGGACGTCTACTGGGTAGAGGACAACGCGGCGAGGGCTGCACTGGGAAAAGACTTGCCCCGATGGATCCAGGCGAGACAAACGTTGCCGACTTCGAAGGAGGACCTGGACGTGCTGAAGGCCGACCTCTGGAGCTCCGTCGTCAAGAACAGTCAGCATCAGGACGCCTGGACTTGGG GCGGGATGCTGGTGGTGTCGGTGTCGGTGGCGGGCCTCGTCACCCTCGCGGCGATGACGCAACCGGCTCTCGCGCCCGAGGCCAAACACTCTCTTCTCCAGTACGTCACCGGCAAGTACCTTCTGCCCAGTAACTGCAGGGTCCACTTCGAGTGGGACGAGCCGCAACTCGTTGGCGAGACGATGACTTTTAACGTTAAg TTTTATCAGAGAAACGGTCAACCATATCCAATTTGCGACAAGGATAATCTAATCGTCGAGGTGACTGAAGGCACTCGTAGAGTGGCGACTTTTATAGAATTAGGCGGCACCGACCCCCTGGCGGCCAACACAGCAGTCGTCAAATTCACGGTGCGACACGCCGGACAATACCGAATCGCCGTGCTCATTGGATCTTGTCACGTTCACGGAAGCccgtttttgaaaaatttccttCCTG GACCCCCGGATCCGAACAAAACGGTTTTCGTGCGACACAGCTCGACCGTCGTCTGTACGGCCGGAATCGCTCACTCCATGACGATCGAACCGCGAGACGAATACGACAATCTCTGCGTTTTCGGAATCAATGACAAGCCCGTCGAGGGCTACACTGTAAATATAACCCAG ATCGGTAGCTCAGCTGGCGACTCGTCCCAGACGCCGTGTAGCGTACAGTTAGAGTACGACACTCCTAACCAGCGAATCCGGTTAAAAGTCAGCTTCCCGAAGGGCGGCTGCTACCACGCGACCGTCAGCCTGTCCGGCTTGCAGCTGCACAACGGAGACTTTGATATTATAGTCTTAGAAA GCGCAGTCGCTAGAGCTGTTCACAATAACGTTGCTTCCAAGGACCCCGACATCTGTTACGCGGCGAAGCTTTTAGGTATGCAAGGCGAGAAGTTCTCGAAGCCCAAGAAGGTATTCTGCTTCATCTCACCGAAACAGCTGACGATCAAGGAGTACTTGTTGAAATTCATCCCGAAGAGATTAGTTACTTTTAGACTTTGCCCATCCACCAAA TTTCACTTTGACAGTCCGAACAATCAACACGAAGGCTACGACTCTTTCACGATTGACGACGGATGCCAACCCCCTGTTGAATTGATCTCACACTACCGCGATATCATCGCTGCGACTTTCACGCTGTTCCTTCTGAAAAATATTGGCGGTAGCGAGACCTTCGCTGACAAGCAGGACTTTTTCTATCACGAAGTTAGGAAGCATCACCAAAAGCACTACCACGAAAAACTTTCCATGAAGGTTCAACGCGACAAGTTGTTGGAATCG TCGATGAAGGCCACGAAAGGATTTTCAGTGAGCGACTGGTGCCGAAACTTCGAGATAACATTTCAGGGAGAACAAG GCGTCGATTGGGGCGGAGTGCGCAGAGAATGGTTCGAACTTATCTGCGCTGCTCTCTTCGATCCCGGTAACGGGCTCTTCGAGTCCTTCGGAGAATCTCAACAGGCCCTAGTGCATCCTAACAGTAAACGACCCCCTCAGTTAAAGTTGAAGCATTTCGAATTCGCCGGCAGGATCGTCGGCAAGTGTCTGTACGAATCTGCATTGGGAGGTTCCTATCGGCAGCTTGTGCGAGCCAGGTTCACACGGTCCTTCTTAGCCCAAATTATCGGCCTTAGAGTACATTATAAATACTTCGAGCAAGACGATCCAGACTTGTACTTAAGCAAAGTTAAATATATCCTCGAAAACGACGTCGAGGAGATGGAATTGTTCTTTGTCGAGGAAGAGTATGACAAAGACGGTCAATTAACAAAA CTGGCAGAACTAATTCCAGGAGGTAGCAAAGTTCGCGTAACAAACGACATGAAGCTTCGATATTTAGATGCCTTAGCTCAACACAGGCTAGCTAGTTCCATTCGTAGTGAAGTTGATCACTTTTTGAGAGGATTGAACGAGCTCATTCCGGACAATCTTCTTGGaattttcgatgaaaatgagCTAgag TTACTCCTCTGCGGAACGGGAGAATATAGCGTCACCGATCTTCGAGCTCATCATATCGCAAATGGTAGCTCCCCTGAGTTCCTGAGAGTTCTTGACTGGTTCTGGACAGCTGTAAGCAACTTCACGCAAGAGGAAATGGCACGACTACTTCAGTTTACCACAGGTTGTTCCCAACTTCCTCCAGGAGGCTTTCAACAACTCAGCCCGCGTTTCCAAATCACCGCTGCACCCACTTTTGAGAACCTTCCAACGGCACACACATG CTTCAATCAACTCTGCTTGCCCGACTACGAGTGCTATGATCACTTTGAAAAGGCACTACTCCTGGCTATCAGCGAAGGGACCGAAGGTTTTggaatgatttaa
- the LOC100118705 gene encoding apoptosis-resistant E3 ubiquitin protein ligase 1 isoform X6 has product MDAMELKDSSGMLVVSVSVAGLVTLAAMTQPALAPEAKHSLLQYVTGKYLLPSNCRVHFEWDEPQLVGETMTFNVKFYQRNGQPYPICDKDNLIVEVTEGTRRVATFIELGGTDPLAANTAVVKFTVRHAGQYRIAVLIGSCHVHGSPFLKNFLPGPPDPNKTVFVRHSSTVVCTAGIAHSMTIEPRDEYDNLCVFGINDKPVEGYTVNITQIGSSAGDSSQTPCSVQLEYDTPNQRIRLKVSFPKGGCYHATVSLSGLQLHNGDFDIIVLESAVARAVHNNVASKDPDICYAAKLLGMQGEKFSKPKKVFCFISPKQLTIKEYLLKFIPKRLVTFRLCPSTKFHFDSPNNQHEGYDSFTIDDGCQPPVELISHYRDIIAATFTLFLLKNIGGSETFADKQDFFYHEVRKHHQKHYHEKLSMKVQRDKLLESSMKATKGFSVSDWCRNFEITFQGEQGVDWGGVRREWFELICAALFDPGNGLFESFGESQQALVHPNSKRPPQLKLKHFEFAGRIVGKCLYESALGGSYRQLVRARFTRSFLAQIIGLRVHYKYFEQDDPDLYLSKVKYILENDVEEMELFFVEEEYDKDGQLTKLAELIPGGSKVRVTNDMKLRYLDALAQHRLASSIRSEVDHFLRGLNELIPDNLLGIFDENELELLLCGTGEYSVTDLRAHHIANGSSPEFLRVLDWFWTAVSNFTQEEMARLLQFTTGCSQLPPGGFQQLSPRFQITAAPTFENLPTAHTCFNQLCLPDYECYDHFEKALLLAISEGTEGFGMI; this is encoded by the exons ATGGACGCCATGGAGTTGAAGGATTCGA GCGGGATGCTGGTGGTGTCGGTGTCGGTGGCGGGCCTCGTCACCCTCGCGGCGATGACGCAACCGGCTCTCGCGCCCGAGGCCAAACACTCTCTTCTCCAGTACGTCACCGGCAAGTACCTTCTGCCCAGTAACTGCAGGGTCCACTTCGAGTGGGACGAGCCGCAACTCGTTGGCGAGACGATGACTTTTAACGTTAAg TTTTATCAGAGAAACGGTCAACCATATCCAATTTGCGACAAGGATAATCTAATCGTCGAGGTGACTGAAGGCACTCGTAGAGTGGCGACTTTTATAGAATTAGGCGGCACCGACCCCCTGGCGGCCAACACAGCAGTCGTCAAATTCACGGTGCGACACGCCGGACAATACCGAATCGCCGTGCTCATTGGATCTTGTCACGTTCACGGAAGCccgtttttgaaaaatttccttCCTG GACCCCCGGATCCGAACAAAACGGTTTTCGTGCGACACAGCTCGACCGTCGTCTGTACGGCCGGAATCGCTCACTCCATGACGATCGAACCGCGAGACGAATACGACAATCTCTGCGTTTTCGGAATCAATGACAAGCCCGTCGAGGGCTACACTGTAAATATAACCCAG ATCGGTAGCTCAGCTGGCGACTCGTCCCAGACGCCGTGTAGCGTACAGTTAGAGTACGACACTCCTAACCAGCGAATCCGGTTAAAAGTCAGCTTCCCGAAGGGCGGCTGCTACCACGCGACCGTCAGCCTGTCCGGCTTGCAGCTGCACAACGGAGACTTTGATATTATAGTCTTAGAAA GCGCAGTCGCTAGAGCTGTTCACAATAACGTTGCTTCCAAGGACCCCGACATCTGTTACGCGGCGAAGCTTTTAGGTATGCAAGGCGAGAAGTTCTCGAAGCCCAAGAAGGTATTCTGCTTCATCTCACCGAAACAGCTGACGATCAAGGAGTACTTGTTGAAATTCATCCCGAAGAGATTAGTTACTTTTAGACTTTGCCCATCCACCAAA TTTCACTTTGACAGTCCGAACAATCAACACGAAGGCTACGACTCTTTCACGATTGACGACGGATGCCAACCCCCTGTTGAATTGATCTCACACTACCGCGATATCATCGCTGCGACTTTCACGCTGTTCCTTCTGAAAAATATTGGCGGTAGCGAGACCTTCGCTGACAAGCAGGACTTTTTCTATCACGAAGTTAGGAAGCATCACCAAAAGCACTACCACGAAAAACTTTCCATGAAGGTTCAACGCGACAAGTTGTTGGAATCG TCGATGAAGGCCACGAAAGGATTTTCAGTGAGCGACTGGTGCCGAAACTTCGAGATAACATTTCAGGGAGAACAAG GCGTCGATTGGGGCGGAGTGCGCAGAGAATGGTTCGAACTTATCTGCGCTGCTCTCTTCGATCCCGGTAACGGGCTCTTCGAGTCCTTCGGAGAATCTCAACAGGCCCTAGTGCATCCTAACAGTAAACGACCCCCTCAGTTAAAGTTGAAGCATTTCGAATTCGCCGGCAGGATCGTCGGCAAGTGTCTGTACGAATCTGCATTGGGAGGTTCCTATCGGCAGCTTGTGCGAGCCAGGTTCACACGGTCCTTCTTAGCCCAAATTATCGGCCTTAGAGTACATTATAAATACTTCGAGCAAGACGATCCAGACTTGTACTTAAGCAAAGTTAAATATATCCTCGAAAACGACGTCGAGGAGATGGAATTGTTCTTTGTCGAGGAAGAGTATGACAAAGACGGTCAATTAACAAAA CTGGCAGAACTAATTCCAGGAGGTAGCAAAGTTCGCGTAACAAACGACATGAAGCTTCGATATTTAGATGCCTTAGCTCAACACAGGCTAGCTAGTTCCATTCGTAGTGAAGTTGATCACTTTTTGAGAGGATTGAACGAGCTCATTCCGGACAATCTTCTTGGaattttcgatgaaaatgagCTAgag TTACTCCTCTGCGGAACGGGAGAATATAGCGTCACCGATCTTCGAGCTCATCATATCGCAAATGGTAGCTCCCCTGAGTTCCTGAGAGTTCTTGACTGGTTCTGGACAGCTGTAAGCAACTTCACGCAAGAGGAAATGGCACGACTACTTCAGTTTACCACAGGTTGTTCCCAACTTCCTCCAGGAGGCTTTCAACAACTCAGCCCGCGTTTCCAAATCACCGCTGCACCCACTTTTGAGAACCTTCCAACGGCACACACATG CTTCAATCAACTCTGCTTGCCCGACTACGAGTGCTATGATCACTTTGAAAAGGCACTACTCCTGGCTATCAGCGAAGGGACCGAAGGTTTTggaatgatttaa